From the Schistocerca piceifrons isolate TAMUIC-IGC-003096 chromosome 2, iqSchPice1.1, whole genome shotgun sequence genome, the window AAATTAATATGTTTAATAATTTATTATCCTCTCCTTTATTACTCATTTTCTGTTTTGTTATGCCAATATGTAGCTCTGTAACTAGCGTTCTTCTACAGTGGAAATAACGTGAACCCCAACGACATCGCCGTCTTCAGACTGAGGACTGCCTTCACGTTCAACTCTTACGTGCAGCCCATTAGCCTGCCCAACGCCGGAGACATCCCCACAGGTATGTTCTCAACCGGTAAATATACGGTACTAAACTGTTTGTAAGTGAAGCACACaattattaaagaaaatataaactgaaaatacactaacagaaataaatttttagGTACTTGAGGACTATTAGAGGAAGCTGCTATTTACACTGATGTagtatttctaataactttacagTATCAGTGCAAAATATGTCTAAATGCGTTTGCTGGCTTCCGTGAATGTTGCCACTGAAGATAAAATCTTTTGGGTGATTACGTTCttgcaagtgttcagccacacaaGGACACCAGAGGACATCTGAAGAATATTCGAGCAAAGGTGGCGAAACACAGAGTTCGAGAAGCAGTTCAAGAGGAATGTGACGCGGCCTAGCTCTCACAAGATTTTATATGCGCATGTGTAAAAAGTTTTTAGTACGAACTCCCTTCATTCTGCTCAGGTTACAAGTTGAAATGTCTTGATATTAAAATAATGAATCACCGAATACCCCCTGACACGATGCTTCCTACTGACGACTAGTCGGCATTAATAATTCAGTTGCCCGTGCTAAGAAATATTTGACGGCTGTAGCTCCTGTTAAAACAGTGTATAAAATTAGGATTCTGATATAATAGTGAAAGTGACAACTGTTCGATCTGTATCACTATCATCACTTTGATCAATTTCCAGCCCCAGACTGGGTCACCATCTAATCCCGTTTTCCCCACCatatttctgtgttcagtctcgtCCAGACCTCATCTCTTTTTTCAACACACACCTCGACACATTTCAGCcatctatcccttggtcttcctcttgcTATTTCCTTCGATTCTCCATTTTATGTATCTACTTGGGAATCCTCTTGTTTTCTGTCCTCTTTAAGTGCCCATACAATCTTAGCCTTGATGCTTCTATTCTGCTCTCAGGGTTCCTCTTTCACTATTTCCGCTATCCTTTCATTCCTCGTCGTGTCTCTCCTAGCTACTGCTGTCCTACTTCGCATGAACTCTTATGTCTTTTCTTCATTACTAATGTTCCAGATGTATAGGTCAGTATTGGAATGTAGTAACTTCTATATATTACTTCTGCCGTTCTTTGTGGGGCGTCTTTGTTACAAACTAGGCTCTGCCACTTTGCAAGAATGCTTTTGTCTCTCAGTCACACTCATTGACCTCTTtcttatttcttccatttttctctgAGACGCTACCCCAGTGCTTGATACTTTCCGCTATCTGCTATTATTCATCTCCAGTCCTTATTCCGTTGCTTACTCTATCTTGCTTTCTAGTTGTAAGCAGGATCTCACATTAGTTTACATTACATTTCATTCTATAATGTTTCACAGTTTCTTCCCTATTATCCAGCAGTTCCTGAATCTCCTCCTCCCTGTTTCCCCAAATCATCCAGTTATCAGTAAACATCCAAAATCACATTGAAGAGAAGAGACGAGAATGCACTGCGCTGTGTGAAACCACTTCTTTGCTGGAGCCAATCTATGCTCACATTTTCCGCTTTCACACAACTGAGTCTTCCACAGTACATCTGCTCCATTCTGCTTGTTGTCTCTTTTTCCATTCCTTTATTTTCTAGTGCTTCCTGACCTTTTTTTACAGgcgctgtcaaatgtttttttctaTATCTAGAAATGCCATCACAAGATCTTCACCAAATTCGTAGTGGTGCTCCTGCACCTGCCTCACAGCAAATATGAGGTCAATAGTTGAGCTCCGAGATCTGACACTATGCAGTCTCTCTCTCGATTTGTTCTCGATCTTTGTTCGAATCCTGacctccaggatcttttcatatacGTGCTCATAGTATGGTATCAATTTGACTCCCCTGTAGTTTCTCCAATCCTTCCTACTCTGTGTTTTGAATGTGGTGACAGTGTCTGTTCTATCATTATAAGGCTCCAAAATAGAATACGCGTTTGTGGGCTTGACTGCTGCCCATTTTCAGAGCATGAGTAATCCACAAATACTTCTTTATGACTCACAAAGTATTATTTATATCCAAAATAAGTTATCGGCCCAGGGTTTCCGTCTTGGATTGACAACAACTGGGCATTACATTTCATCTCGACTAGGACTGGCCGCACACGATGTATATTGCACGAGAATCTTTCTGTGTGGCATAGATACTGATTTTACCTTTGGTTATCTGTTTTATAGAAAGAGGATCTAGTCAGGCCCACCTGACAGCGCCATAAGTGCCAATACATAGTAACATTGAACCGTGGACTGAGTTTGAATAAAGTGATATACAATACCTGTGCAAAACACCAAACGTATCAACAGCTCTGATTCGAAATTACAAGTGTAACTCGTTATTACATTTCTCATAATAAAGGAATGAGTATTGCCAATAAAATAAAGTTACCTATCtgaaaatatattcaaataatcaTATAGTCTTCTGTCTGTCTGGAGAATTCCAGTATTCACAttttatctctgacgacgaccacctacagtctgaattgcagaacttaaaacgtgttttcggggaaaatggatacagcaaaagagacatcgcatATTCTTTCAAGGGCCGTCGACGAAAGACACATGGTGAATCAGTAGAGGGCGaaacggactgtattcctgccatcCTGTGGAGCAACcagcagtaagttaggacgtctgctccAGAagcatgggctaagaccagtgttccggcccgcctccaagatacgagatatgttgcgccctgttaaagatgacattgctcttcgagtgtccggtgtgtatgtTGCACTATGTGAATGTGGCAGTgtgtatatcggacaaacaattcacactgttgcggagcgttgtactgagcacaagagccatataaaacaaaggtagCTTGACAAGTCTATCACAGCAGAGAATTGCTTAGAAAACGGACgcaaaatacagttcgaaaatacaaaagtgttggcccatgcgtctacatattgggactccgttataaaggaagcggccgagagtCGCTTAAACAACAACAGTTTCAACAGAGACAaaggatacacactcagcagggcacggGGGCAGACGTTGGAATCGAaggaaagcagagacagatgctcGACGGGGAGCGGCAGTTtaaaacgtggcgcctgcccctggcgccacctgacgttagcgctgctgccacgggcaatagctctgctagctgcccgggtcgacttacgcgcgcgcgctCGGTGAACTCCAGACtgcgatggcggagatggtcatcgaaagctcgagggttTTATTGGAACttacgcggctggaaaaccgagaacattttattcatgcatgccgtcgcgaaagactccgaggacacatttCAATTTATTCGTGTTCATTGTATCAACAAAAATGTCATTTTATCAGAGCATATAATATTCATAGCATGGACCAGCTATGTATTGCAAGTTTATGAAAACTTGTTCCAGTTGTACTCAATTATAATAACAAAACTGTCATTCATATTTCCATTGCCGATTCTCTTCAACTGATATTCCAAGTCCTTTCCCATCTCAGACAAAATTTCAATGACACTGGCGAACCTTAATGTTTCATTTATGCTCCCTgaactttctttttaattttttattacttgcCCAATGCATATAAATATAACATGGTGGTAGGCTACAATACTGTCTCACTCCTTTGTAGACCACGGCTACACTCCTTCAGAAGATCCCTAGTAGAAGGAGCTCCCGCCAGGTCTGCCAACCCGACAgcagccgggagagcggtttgctgaccaaatgcccccccccccccctcccccacctgcccCTGACAACGAGTCCAAATGACGCTATTCGCTGGCGGATGACACGGCTGGTGCTCGTGTTCTATTGGCCTTCTGTGTTCTGTGGCTAGAACGTCAGATCTTTCCTTTTTTCCAATTGAGCCAGAACCGCCGAGCTTTTGTTTTTGGCTCTTGGAGCTACAGTCTAGATTCTCCCAATTTgtagataaattttaatttcttgtattttatcagCGTTAACTTCAGAATTAGGAAGATATTTTACTGTCAACATTTTCTAAAGCTTTTTTCAAACTCTACAAATTGTATAGTCGTGGGAATGCTTTTCTTCAATGTATCCTCTAAGAATCGGTGTATGATCCGCATTGCTTCAAGAACATCTCAGGACGGCATCTAACAGTCATTCCATTGAACCATAGCTATTCCTACGCAATATTTTACAACAGCTTATTGTAGTGATAATTCGATAATACACCTCTCAAAACCTGGCTTCTTTAGTATTGGATTACTATACTCCTTAATGTCTGAGGGTATTTTCTATGCCACATATATCCCACATACCAAGTGGAACAGTTTTGTTCTTGCTGGCTCTCCCTATTATATTAAAAATTCTGTAGAAATCTGGCCCACTCCAGCAACCATGGGTCTCGAAGGGCGTTATCTAATTCTGCTCGCAGTATATTATACCACATCCCATTTTCAtctttcctctttctttcttccaCAATACCGTCatcaaatttctttctttaatataGCTTCCCTATATATTCATTCCCATATTAGGTTCTTCCAATAATATTATCACCCTATCCGAATGTTTAGttttcatacaactgcttctcttccCTCAACAGGTTCCTTTAATTTTCTATATGTGACATCTAAAACCTTACACTAATTCTTCTCTATCCACCCCTGCTTTACCATTTTCCAGAAGCTGACAATTTCATATTCAGTCGTCTTTGTTACCTTTTGCCTGTACCAGATGACGCACTTTCATATTTGTTTGTTCCAATCAAATTTAATATCTCACGCCTTATACAAAGAATCTTTCTAGGCATTACCATTTACCTGTTGGCCCACTGAAGACAtcattatttcttcttcatgtctgACATGTTTTCCTCGACCACCCATTAGAAAACCGGCTGATTCCAACGCTGGGAGTTTCAGTTTTGAATTCCATCATAGAGGCTAGAAAAGAAGCTGTGAAATGTGGGTATGAGGGGCTGTAATGTGTGACACGTTCGCGGTGGCTTTGGGAAGGATTTTGgggaaatttggtaccaatgttcCATCGTTAACCTATCTTACATCTCAAATTAACTTTCGAGCTCTGTCCTTTTTTCCTCTGATGTCGAAACTTTGCTGTTCGAAGCGTCTCCGAGCTCGAAAGTGACGTCGCAGTATGCCACGCTTTTGCGACGTTACAAATGAATGCCGTAGgcagctttgagccaaatttcaacctTCTAcgtcacaatgggagacaattacggcttttagaaaaactgatcctttaattgtgttgtgcagtgttgTTTTACGAATAAGAGTCTGGTTAACACCGCAAGTGAATAGTAGAAGAATTCTACATTGATGGAACTGTATATCGCAGCAGTAGCTTACACGCCAAtggtacatacagtatataaaagaacgtTTACCAGTACAGCTCACGTATCTTTATTCCAGCTTTTATCCCTTCCTTTCACTCTTTTAAATGCGTGAATTGAAAGGAGTGAAGAGTTTGCCCTATCCTCGGCATAGTCCTTAAGCCATTTTGATTTATTATCCATACCCCTACAATGAATGCAGTCCTATACATTCTTTAGAGAACTCGGATGTGTCAATGTGGATGCTCTGTTTATTCTTTATGTTCCATAGTCTCGTCCTGTTTAGTTTTCAAACCAAGCTGCCATCCTCTTTAAAACAGAAAATTACATTAGCTATTTCCACTAGTTTCATGGTTTTATGGTTTACGTGTTCGTAGATACTTTGCTTCCTTGTAATGACCTCTCTCCATCTTTCCATTCTAAATCCCTAACCATTCCTTTCCCTAGCTCGTTGGCACTTAACATAATCGCTGCAGCATCAGAGATAAGACATCTTGTAACACTgagctttaaaaatattatttgcacataaacatgtcagtaagaaaAAGAAGATCTTCCAGTTTTTGTGGAGGAATGTATGTAAACACCAACTTAATCCAACATCGAACATATTAGCTCCACCATCTTATTTTTATTACAAGTGTTACAGGTGGTGGTCTATTTCTGTTAAACAATGCCTTTAGAAATTCCATAAAAATTTGTTTTACGTGTCAGTTATTGGTCTCTAAACATGACAGAGCCTTTTCAAAATTCAGAAGCAGCACAAACATGTCTGCACTCAAAAAGACCTCCCATCTAAAAATAGGCTCTGTTTCACATAGAAATGTGCTGGCCCTCTGCACCTGAATAACATGAGGACTAAGAGAATTGTCTTCCGCAGCTGGATCATCGGCTGTTGCGTCAGGCTGGGGAGTTACAGAGGATAGCAGCCAACCAGATATCCTGCAGACTGTTGATGTCGTCGTTATCGATGAAGCGACTTGTCGGCAGCTGGTGGACAACTTCGTTTCCGAGAACCCGCTGACTGACACCATGATCTGCACAGGACCAGTCACAGGAGGAATTAGTCTCTGCAACGTAAGTACCTTGTTCGACTACCGATCAGTCATGATGGAAAGACGGAAAACTGAAAACGAGGGTGTGAGGGTTAGGACAGACTTGGTACTGTCTGTTTTGTTTCATGGCTTGTGACTAGCACCTCGCTGAATCAATCAAGAACATTAGGTAATGATATGTTTTTCGTCATTGTTgctctatatataaaaaaaacggcTAAATACTGGGGTGACTCAAATGATaaccttaaaattttttttttaatttttcttacgGAACAAAAGTGAAACACAAGAGTATTATTGTCGTTCAACACGCTTCCTCCAGCGCGTACGTAGTGCGTGGATCCCCATGAAAAGCAATTCTCCTGCTCGTGACAAAGCCACTCGTGCACAGCCTGCTGCAGCTTTTCAACGGAATGAAATATCTTTCCTCACATCACCTTTCTGGCTGACCCATAGATCTGGAAACAATTCGGTACAATCACCTTCCGCTTCAATGCGCCAAGGCTTTTCATAGACGTCATCACGTCACTTACAGTTGCACTGTATCAAAATTATTGTTTACTCGTTTTGGTACGATACATAAATGACGTAGGAAATAGTAGGGTTGTCGGTAATAATCGTAACATTGGTGGGGTAAAAAACATAAatgaagagagaaactgggagccgatgaCTTCTCGTTGTCTTTTGCTTGTTTTCCGCGATATTgaaaccgcacatcgttcagtgttgaACCATTGTTTATTCTTTATCCTAATTAAATACGAAATGTGTTTATAAGTTGTAAAAACTAATTTATCGCGGAACTTCTGCGCTTGTCTTAACCAAAGCAATCACTTCTGATGAAAGTACATTTTACGTGCACAAATATAAGACATAGTATATTATGAGTATAAATGCTTTTTTTCACttgaacgttcttcatcatgatcaaaggcaagaattcgctgttattattgataagtgcgaaatTTATTTTGAAtgccagaaacatgttttatacgagtttgacgaagtattgaagcgatgtttgtttgtttctttcttttttcaggaaattgcgttttctagcgctatagcACTACAGCGTTATATGATGAATCtatattgtttttctttgtttttagtgCATCATTCcactgtttcacattacaaatcaacaattttttgattaaaatctaaattaaatgttgaaaatttcaattttactaataataatgtttatttttaagtactgGACAGGAGAATATCtatgaagaacaaaaatatttcGACGGTTACgcagccctttatatatcctcacgcAGTTTCTAGACGGTTTACCGCTTCCGATTTCTAGGGGAAGCTATTAAGATACTGGTCACATATGCCAACAAAACAATCGGAATATCGCCCGATATGTATGCAACACGCTTAACGTGCAGGTAATGCAGTTGTAATCTTAACTACCAAACGCTTGTAGGAAAGCTACGATAGTCGACGGGTTACTTGTGATAGTCTATGATTTCCTACAGTAGTCGCTCTTTCAGTTCCAGAGTGAGCTTCCGTCGCACCCATCTTGCAAACACTTTGCGAATCTTAAACACTTCCTGGATGATGTGATGTGCTGAGCCGTGACTAACGTTCAAATCTGCGGCAATTCGGTCCACCGTCAAGCGACGATTTTCACCACactggcttcaactgctgcagtagaTTTTGGTGGCTCAACGTGGTGTAACTGACCTGTGTGCTGCACGTCTGTCACAGTTGTCACGCCATTTCTAAACTTTATACTCCACTCGTACACTTGCTGCAGTGATAGACATGTGTTACCACACTGATTTTCCTTGTCCGGTGTATTTCAGTAGGATCCGGGATTCGTACCTTCAGTGCTGAGAAAACGTATGACGAAACGCTGTTCTTCCTTGATGTACGTCGCAAATGGGGCAGACATTTTGAACTGGTACTGTTGCCGCGTTTCGCTTGTCTGTAGTACTCTGCCGCCTGTAGGAACTCACAGAACAGTGACGTGTAATGTCAGTTTTTAATCATACTCTCAAGgtgttcatttgactgcctctgGTAGAATAGAATGTTATCATATCACAGAATCCGCGCCACAGCTGACGACGAACAGTCAAAAAGAGTATCCAAAACTGCGGTTACATCTCGTTTAAGAAAAGAGCACTTAAAACAAAAAGAAGTAGGAGATTGGATAAGAATTTGTCGTCTGTGAAACAATACTAGACAAGATGGCAGAATAAAGCATAAGGCGCGGACTGATGTAGCTGATGATTTAATGGGGAGGCACAAATTTTTCCACTAAATTACGAAATATTGGCGCAATTATTCTACCACGAATATAACGTCTCCTTGCGTGTTTCATGTTGTAAACGACTTGGTGTAGCAGGCAGACAATGGCACTGAAGGTCCCGGGTCGATCCCGGCTGGGTGCGGGGATTTTTTTTATTCTAGTGCCTCCATTGACGGCCCCAGGTCCACACAGCCAGCTGCTCAATTGAATGCCAGGAACTTTTCGCGGGGGTAAAAGGCGACAAGAACGAGGGACTGGCCACTCTCGCCCATCTAGTGTTGTTGCCTTGTAGAAAGGCTGCATTTCGCATGTGGCCTGGTCAACCTACCGGCAGCGGGCTTGCACCAGTTTTATGCTGGCACTGTGACCTACATGTGGGCGTCTAAGAGCTCTTATTGTATTAATGGATTCAGTATTGTACTGCTTATTGCTCCTGCATATATGTTTTAGAACGATGTCATTTTGCTGTATGCAGTTTGTTACTGACACTTGCAAATAATGCGCCAGGCATAACCTTCCGGAGAAGGGCACtgagtgcccgaaaccggtaaagaaataaaatttctttatgcagctggttgcttattatttcagtatatTTGCACCAGAGACTTTACTTTTACCTACATTTAACATTTTGCATGTACATACTTTTCTTTGTACGTTCTGGCAAAGTAGCTACTAACAAATGTTCCATGGACAAGTAAGAAGCTGGCAAAATAAAGATAACTGCTTTGCTTCTTCCTATAACCAAATGCATTTGATCTGCTTTCAGAATACTTAAAATTGGAGTTTTCTAGATATAAACTTTACTCAGAGTGGTTATATTTCAGTGTTTCGTATCTGACAAGGTGGCATAAGAATGGCTGTAAtacattacaaaataaaacaacTGTAGTTGTTTATTGTTACGTCTTGCACACTTCACGTTTTTAGAAGTAGTATCTTAATGTTTCCTGTTGAGTTTGCTTTGTACTATGGTGTGACCCAAAACTCCGTTAACCTTTGAAAATTCTGTCCTACACGGAattatgtaggtagagaggtaaaaagtgaCACACGTGCTTGAAATCACATGGTATATTACTGAAACAAaaagaaagtgcacaaaatgaccaacagatggcgcttcatataatGCAAAAGCAaaaattagcataacaattgatttttaacTAACACCATGTTCTTTATAACAATTGCTCAACATGTCGGTCGCCATTCATCAACAACACTTGTAGTCGAGGGACAAAATTGTAAAGAGCACTTGACAccatatcagtaggtatggtgataAACtgctgtcggatgttgtcttttagcatcgaAAAGATGTCGGACGAAAGCGGTAAACTTCCAGCTTCAGAAATATCGCAGTCAGTAATCACACCGACTGAGGTCTGAGGTCCTGGGAGGGAAAGCTTGACGGAATTGGCGCTCCAGTATGAGGGCAAGAGATCTTTGACACGTATTGCAATATCGGGTGGAGTGTCATCCTGTATAAAAGTTGTACCTCTCAGCgggtgtttgtcagccaggctaTGGATAATGCgaatctgtaacatatcggcatacatCGAAACCTTCACGCTCGCAGTTTAAAAAGCAGCACcatacatttcctcgaagaaacagAGTCCCAACACGATTCATGTGACAAATTCACACCACACCATGACCTTCTCGTCATGAAGTGGGGTTTCCACGAcatttctaggattttcggtagcctgaATTCTTCAGCTGTGGCCGCTGACGGACCCTCGGCGTCACAGACGTGTTGACCTCCAGTTGGCCAGTTTTTGGACTCAACAAAACCCAATGTCatgtcaagtgtgtgtgtgtcaatgtttATCTCTCTACCTTCATTACTCcgagaattagtgcattttcaaatggttACGGACGTCTGGCTTACCCCGTACATTGTTACTGCTTGCTTCTATGTTTCCTGCatacttttactttttttttcagggTGACTCTGGCGGCCCACTTGCGCAAAACGGCACGCTGATTGGCGTGGCGTCGTGGGTTATCACCCCGTGTGGCAGGGAGGGAGGCCCCACCATGCACACCAGGGTGTCTGCCTTCCTCgactttgttaatgaaaatatttaaagcAGCATTATTTTTTGAAGTCTCTAGGTTTTAGGCTAGTTTTACAGTGACCTCCGCCTTTTACTATCCTTTGATAATCTCTTAACCATGCCTTGAAACTACTAAATCTCCCACGGACTTGTTCCTTCTTCCCGCGAGGTTCTTTCACTGACGTGTTACCCTGCCTAGTCTTTTTTAACGTATCTTCATTTCTCATTTTTACTGTGCTCttaactttttattattattccgTAGTAGCACATTACAAATGTTTTCAATATCTTCTCCGGATTTCCGATGGCCCGCATCCATTCCTTGCGTGTCTGGTACTCCGCAAGTAGCAAGTATGTGTTGAAATATATCTTGATATACAGCATGAGCTGCATGTAATATATTTCATTGGCAGGTCGCTATTCGAACGTAGAGCTCATAGCCAGAGGCATATGTAAGATGTAAATACAGGAGACTAAcaatcttttaacgtaatatgttCGGATCACACTTTTCTGCTTTTTCCTCCATgcaaaattgaaaaaagtttacaAGATATGTTGGATCAAACTTAGGTTCAAATTCGAGTTGACTCGTTATATGGTAGACTAAGTTTTGTCTCGTTATGTTCATCTCGGTATGTGCGTTGTTTGTGACAGTTAATATCAGCTTCATCGCGTTATATATGTATTTTCTTCCTTTATATATTTTTATGCATTCTAGCTTACATGGGGTAATTCGCTGCAACTACGGACGTCGTTTCATGCAAGCTGCAATGTTAAAAAGCTGGCCTTCAAAGTTTACGCATGATATTTTCATGTTCACTCGCCTGTTATGCACAAACTAACACCTCTGCAAGAAAAGAACATATTTTcttgtaggatatttaatgtacagtagttaaattttgtaatggcactctttttcgctagaggccgtaatattcaagttattcaagaaaacgtacGAAAGTGAGCTTCGAACGCACCTCCATCCCAATATTCATCCTTCGCTGGTCGTGATTTCTAGTTTCTTGTTCACAgcattccctcctaccactgtacaaatatttcgGACTAcgcgttgccgcgcgggattagccgagcggtctgcgctgcagtcatggactgtgcggctggtcccggcggaggttcgagtcctccctcgggcatgggtgtgtgtttgtttgtccttaggatactttaggttaagtaatgtgtaagcttagggactgatgaccttagcagttaagttccataacgtTTCATACACATACGTTCCGACTACGCGATATATTCCCTATATTCAACTTTTTTGGTCTGTAGTAATTGGGTTAATACGTTGTCAGCATAATTGACTATTTCGTTAACATTTAAACATACCCGTAAGGGTAATGGATATAAACGAATTTTGTAAACGTTAcactaaaactaattacatttagaATTTGATTCAAACTTCcccttacaaaaaatggttcagatggctctgagcactgtgggacttaacttctaaggtcatcaatcccctagaacttagaactacttaaacctaactaacctaaggacatcacaaacatccatgcccgaggcaggattcgaacctgcgaccgtagcggccgcgcggttccagactgtagcgcctttaaccgcgtggccaccacggccggcttccacttacaagcacagtagtttcgtagtcaggaactctgtctagggtgctgcagtcatggactgtgtggctggtcccggcggaggttcgagtcctccctcgggcatggtgtgtgtgtttgtccttaggacactttaggttaagtaatgtgtaagcttagggattgatgaccttagcagttaagttccacaaCGTTTCATACACATACGTTCCGACGACGCAAAATATTCCCTATATTCAACTTTTTTGGTCTCTAGTAATTGGGTTAATACGTTGTCAGCATAGTTGACTATTTAGTTAACATTTAAACATCACCGTAAGGGTAATGGGTATAAACGAATTTTGTAAACGTTAcactaaaactaattacatttacaatttgatTCAAACTTCCCCttgcaagcacagtagtttcgtagtcaggaaCCCTGACAAATACAACGACGTAACTGTTTATTATATGCTGCTcaaattcacaaaattattagtaAAATTTACAGAATCGTCAGTTTTCAATTTGTAAGTTCTCGACAAAGCCGTGAAGTAACaacgccagtcaatgaagaccacaaAAGGCCGAATGGGGGTGCAGTCGCAGAAGTAGAATGGAGTGTTGTGAACAACATAGTAGAAATATTGACCAGTGGTGAGTGAGTTCGGGAGTGCGGATGCTTTTGAGGAACACTTTTGTGTGCTTTGCTTGAATAACTTGAAGATCATGGCCGCCAGCGAAAAAGTGTCccagtaaaaaattaaattactatacattaaatttcctacaaaaaatcgTGCTCAGTTTTTCTGTAAGAGTACTAGTTTGCGCGTGGCGACCGAGAGGAATGAAAATTTTTGAAGGCCCGATACAACTTTGCGAACTGCATAAACGACATCGGCaagggcaactgaatcaccctct encodes:
- the LOC124776073 gene encoding trypsin-7-like produces the protein MIPHPDYPSGNNVNPNDIAVFRLRTAFTFNSYVQPISLPNAGDIPTAGSSAVASGWGVTEDSSQPDILQTVDVVVIDEATCRQLVDNFVSENPLTDTMICTGPVTGGISLCNGDSGGPLAQNGTLIGVASWVITPCGREGGPTMHTRVSAFLDFVNENI